From Actinosynnema mirum DSM 43827, a single genomic window includes:
- a CDS encoding YbaB/EbfC family nucleoid-associated protein, translating into MSAEFNQLVAQFEQFQAKLHRVDQQFADLGQMQRELTELEVVATSADREVTVVAGPSGTIKDIRLTDQAMHRPPQALATALMATLRQAVAESARRQAGIVENALGDEMGLTEQVLETQAQLFGVTPQELRAMTEQAPGQPPAAPPPAPPAAGPGPQTPLAPPARPTPPRRPAPAEEADDFSQRGFLRDDDQQPRRPQADPGQKRDDRFLNLYDDEGR; encoded by the coding sequence GTGTCGGCCGAGTTCAACCAGCTCGTAGCCCAGTTCGAGCAGTTCCAGGCGAAGCTGCACCGGGTGGACCAGCAGTTCGCCGACCTCGGGCAGATGCAACGCGAGCTGACCGAGCTGGAGGTCGTGGCGACCTCCGCGGACCGCGAGGTGACCGTCGTCGCGGGCCCCTCCGGGACGATCAAGGACATCCGGCTCACCGACCAGGCGATGCACCGCCCGCCCCAGGCGCTGGCCACCGCGCTGATGGCGACCCTGCGTCAGGCCGTCGCCGAGTCCGCGCGTCGCCAGGCGGGCATCGTGGAGAACGCGCTCGGCGACGAGATGGGTCTGACCGAGCAGGTGCTGGAGACGCAGGCCCAGCTGTTCGGCGTCACGCCGCAGGAGCTGCGTGCCATGACCGAGCAGGCGCCGGGACAGCCGCCCGCCGCGCCGCCACCCGCGCCGCCTGCGGCGGGTCCGGGTCCGCAGACGCCATTGGCGCCGCCCGCCCGGCCGACCCCGCCCCGCAGGCCCGCGCCCGCCGAGGAGGCGGACGATTTCTCGCAGCGGGGCTTCCTGCGCGACGACGACCAGCAACCGCGACGTCCCCAGGCCGATCCGGGGCAGAAGCGTGACGACCGGTTCCTGAACCTCTACGACGACGAGGGCCGATGA
- a CDS encoding ESX-1 secretion-associated protein, producing the protein MSGGFDVSPQELRTFAGKLDVHRSTAEEIAGLVTEADVPERSWGVVGLVVKSECTRMLGDLNELFTALQEGLRSGSEKFTGAAQDYTDQEEAVKELLSGLQVRLDERQGGR; encoded by the coding sequence GTGAGCGGTGGTTTCGACGTCAGCCCGCAGGAGTTGCGGACGTTCGCGGGCAAGCTCGACGTCCACCGCAGCACCGCCGAGGAGATCGCGGGCCTAGTGACCGAGGCGGACGTGCCGGAGCGGTCGTGGGGTGTGGTCGGTCTGGTCGTCAAGAGCGAGTGCACGCGGATGCTGGGCGACCTGAACGAGCTGTTCACCGCCCTGCAGGAGGGCCTGCGGTCGGGTTCGGAGAAGTTCACCGGCGCGGCGCAGGACTACACCGACCAGGAGGAAGCGGTCAAGGAGCTGCTCAGCGGCCTGCAGGTCCGGCTGGACGAGCGGCAAGGGGGTCGGTGA
- a CDS encoding MarR family winged helix-turn-helix transcriptional regulator: MAGETSESGETAAQGPKDSNGYDDGKVVWEPRWLDTGEKEAWTALVSLVLLLPGRLESPLQQEAGLTLFEYLALSHISEAPDRRLRMSELAYLANGSLSRLSNVVKRFEQRGWVERSPDPADGRYTLAALTDAGFAVVQAAAPTHLRAVRELVLDPLTADEQRALAEIAAKLRARPVDLA, encoded by the coding sequence ATGGCGGGTGAGACTTCGGAGAGCGGGGAAACCGCAGCTCAGGGACCCAAAGACTCGAACGGGTACGACGACGGGAAAGTCGTCTGGGAGCCCCGCTGGCTCGACACGGGTGAGAAGGAGGCCTGGACCGCCCTCGTCTCCCTCGTCCTCCTGCTCCCCGGCAGGCTGGAGTCCCCGCTCCAGCAGGAGGCCGGGCTGACCCTGTTCGAGTACCTCGCCCTCAGCCACATCTCCGAGGCCCCCGACCGCCGCCTCCGGATGAGCGAGCTGGCCTACCTCGCCAACGGCTCCCTGTCCCGCCTGTCCAACGTCGTCAAGCGCTTCGAGCAGCGCGGCTGGGTCGAGCGCTCGCCCGACCCGGCGGACGGCCGCTACACCCTCGCCGCCCTCACCGACGCCGGGTTCGCCGTGGTCCAGGCCGCCGCTCCCACGCACCTGCGCGCGGTCCGCGAGCTCGTGCTCGACCCGCTCACCGCCGACGAGCAGCGCGCCCTCGCCGAGATCGCCGCCAAGCTCCGCGCCCGCCCGGTCGACCTGGCCTGA
- a CDS encoding Rid family hydrolase, producing MSATFSVTPGYGDRQLTTMRYSQAVRVGDRVETSGQGGWDDDWDFPESLEAEIVQAFDNLERTLATAGATWADVIAVDSYHVPEPEAGDFLGETHNRTMVAQFRARLGDRAPIWTSLGVAALGAPGMRVEIRATAVVQGA from the coding sequence ATGAGCGCGACCTTCAGCGTGACCCCCGGTTACGGCGACCGGCAGCTCACGACCATGCGCTACAGCCAGGCGGTGCGCGTGGGCGACCGCGTCGAGACGTCAGGACAGGGCGGCTGGGACGACGACTGGGACTTCCCGGAGTCCCTGGAGGCCGAGATCGTCCAGGCGTTCGACAACCTGGAGCGCACCCTGGCCACGGCGGGCGCGACGTGGGCGGACGTGATCGCGGTGGACTCGTACCACGTGCCGGAGCCGGAGGCGGGCGACTTCCTCGGCGAGACCCACAACAGAACGATGGTCGCCCAGTTCCGCGCCCGCCTGGGCGACCGCGCCCCGATCTGGACGTCCCTGGGCGTGGCGGCGCTGGGCGCACCGGGGATGCGCGTGGAGATCCGGGCGACGGCGGTGGTGCAGGGGGCTTGA